Proteins encoded within one genomic window of Saccharomyces paradoxus chromosome V, complete sequence:
- the AFG1 gene encoding Afg1p (Protein that may act as a chaperone for cytochrome c oxidase subunits~similar to YEL052W) yields the protein MITLKPNAVRTFRQVQHCSIRICRYQSTKLRKFLTPLQEYDRLVKLGKLRDDTYQRGIISSLGDLYDSLVKYVPPIVKTPSAIDQVGGWLSGLKSVFSRGKAKNIGAYVDVSKIGNSIPRGIYLYGDVGCGKTMLMDLFYTTIPNHLTKKRIHFHQFMQYVHKRSHEIVKEQNLKELGDAKGKEIDTVPFLAAEIANNSHVLCFDEFQVTDVADAMILRRLMTALLSDDYGVVLFATSNRHPDELYINGVQRQSFIPCIELIKHRTKVIFLNSPTDYRKIPRPVSSVYYFPPSTSMKYASKECKTRRENHIKEWYNYFAQASHTDDSIDSHTVHKTFYDYPLTIWGREFKVPKCTPPRVAQFTFKQLCGEPLAAGDYLTLAKNFEAFIVTDIPYLSIYVRDEVRRFITFLDAVYDSGGKLATTGAADFTSLFVEPEQILNDFELRPTTKESDSVDTGLVDEMVEKHGFSKEIAKKSQMFALDEERFAFARALSRLSQMSSTDWVTKPRY from the coding sequence ATGATCACTTTGAAACCCAATGCCGTTCGAACTTTCCGACAAGTGCAGCATTGCAGCATTCGCATTTGTCGGTATCAATCTACGAAATTAAGGAAGTTTCTGACACCTTTGCAAGAGTATGACAGACTGGTGAAATTGGGAAAGCTACGGGACGACACATATCAGCGTGGTATCATTTCCTCCTTAGGAGATTTGTATGATTCATTGGTTAAATATGTACCTCCGATTGTTAAGACGCCCAGTGCTATCGACCAAGTTGGCGGTTGGTTGAGTGGACTTAAATCCGTATTTAGTCGTGGGAAAGCTAAGAACATTGGGGCGTATGTGGATGTATCCAAAATCGGTAACTCGATACCTCGAGGAATTTACCTGTATGGAGATGTTGGCTGCGGGAAGACAATGTTGATGGACCTTTTTTATACTACAATTCCCAATCATTtgaccaaaaaaagaatacatTTTCACCAGTTCATGCAGTATGTTCATAAAAGGTCGCATGAAATCGttaaagaacaaaatttgaaagaactGGGCGATGCAAAAGGTAAAGAGATCGATACAGTTCCATTTCTGGCTGCAGAGATTGCAAATAATTCACATGTTCTATGTTTTGACGAATTCCAAGTCACTGACGTGGCAGACGCAATGATACTGAGAAGGCTAATGACTGCCTTACTATCTGATGATTATGGTGTGGTGCTTTTTGCGACCTCGAATAGACATCCGGATGAGTTGTATATTAACGGTGTTCAAAGGCAATCGTTTATTCCATGTATTGAATTGATAAAGCATAGAACTAAGGTTATCTTCTTAAATTCACCAACAGATTACCGTAAGATTCCAAGACCTGTGTCATCAGTCTACTACTTTCCGCCGAGTACCAGCATGAAATACGCATCGAAGGAGTGTAAAACCCGTCGAGAAAATCATATTAAAGAATGGTACAACTATTTTGCACAGGCTTCTCATACCGATGATTCCATTGATTCTCACACAGTGCATAAGACATTTTATGATTACCCATTAACTATATGGGGGAGAGAGTTTAAAGTCCCTAAGTGCACTCCACCTCGAGTCGCGCAGTTCACTTTCAAGCAATTATGCGGTGAGCCCCTGGCTGCAGGGGATTACTTAACGTTAgcaaagaattttgaagCGTTTATAGTAACGGATATTCCATATTTATCCATTTATGTTCGTGATGAAGTGAGAAGATTTATTACGTTTTTAGACGCCGTATATGACAGTGGTGGGAAACTGGCCACCACAGGTGCGGCGGATTTTACTTCCTTATTTGTGGAACCTGAACAGATACTTAATGATTTTGAGTTACGTCCAACAACCAAAGAATCTGATAGCGTCGATACTGGTTTGGTAGATGAGATGGTTGAGAAACACGGTTTCTCGAAAGAGATTGCCAAGAAATCACAAATGTTTGCtcttgatgaagaaagatttGCCTTTGCCCGTGCCTTGAGTAGACTGTCACAGATGAGCTCAACCGATTGGGTTACTAAGCCTAGATACTAA